One segment of Ipomoea triloba cultivar NCNSP0323 chromosome 12, ASM357664v1 DNA contains the following:
- the LOC115999203 gene encoding adenine/guanine permease AZG1-like: MDLEAGDRAPPAEAASAPAPGTENSPVKRLNAFVAKSRVGKRFKLNERNSTFTTELRAGTATFLTMAYILAVNASILSDSGGTCSVSDCVPLCSDPTISPSNCTGSPNFRLVPPDESCKFNPVNPGYAACLEKTRKDLIVATAASSLIGCLIMGVFANLPLALAPGMGTNAYFAYTVVGFHGSGNVSYQSALAAVFIEGLIFLAISAVGLRAKLAKLVPKPVRIASSAGIGLFLAFIGLQNNQGIGLVGFSSSTLVTLGACPRSARAALAQVVTSANGTVSLLPGGTVSGDILCLHGRMESPTFWLAIVGFVIIAYCLAKNIKGAMIYGIIFVTAVSWFRNTRVTAFPDTPAGDSAFKYFKKVVDVHKIESTAGALSFKDIGKGHFWEALVTFLYVDILDTTGTLYSMARFAGFTDGNGNFEGQYFAFMSDASAIVVGSLLGTSPVTAFIESSTGIREGGRTGLTALTAGCYFFLAFFFTPLLASIPAWAVGPPLILVGVLMMKAVVEVDWDDMRQAIPAFVTLILMPLTYSIAYGLIGGIGTYIVLHLWDWSVGLLRNFGIVQGANSKQTNSS; the protein is encoded by the exons ATGGACTTGGAAGCCGGAGATAGAGCACCGCCAGCAGAGGCGGCGTCGGCGCCGGCGCCGGGAACAGAAAATTCTCCGGTGAAGCGGCTGAACGCGTTCGTCGCGAAAAGCAGAGTCGGCAAGCGGTTCAAGCTGAACGAGCGGAACTCCACCTTCACGACGGAGCTCCGCGCCGGCACCGCCACGTTTCTTACCATGGCCTACATCCTCGCCGTGAACGCCTCCATATTGTCCGATTCCGGCGGCACGTGCTCAGTCTCCGATTGCGTTCCTCTCTGTTCCGATCCAACAATTTCTCCCTCCAACTGCACCGGAAGCCCTAATTTCCGCCTAGTCCCGCCCGACGAGTCGTGCAAGTTCAACCCGGTAAATCCGGGCTACGCCGCGTGCCTGGAAAAGACGCGGAAAGATCTGATCGTCGCCACCGCCGCCTCGTCGCTGATAGGGTGCTTGATCATGGGCGTTTTCGCGAATTTGCCCCTCGCATTAGCGCCCGGAATGGGGACCAACGCCTACTTCGCCTACACCGTCGTCGGATTCCATGGCTCCGGCAACGTCTCGTATCAAAGCGCGTTGGCCGCCGTTTTCATCGAAGGTCTCATATTCCTTGCTATCTCCGCCGTCGGTTTGCGCGCCAAGCTTGCCAAACTCGTCCCTAAACCCGTCCGAATCGCTTCCTCCGCCGGTATTGGACTTTTCTTGGCCTTCATCGGCTTGCAGAACAACCAGGGAATCGGCTTAGTAG gtTTTAGCTCTTCTACACTGGTGACGCTCGGAGCTTGTCCGCGCTCAGCACGTGCGGCTCTGGCGCAGGTGGTGACGTCAGCGAACGGTACTGTTTCTCTTCTTCCCGGCGGGACTGTCTCCGGCGACATACTCTGTTTGCATGGCCGCATGGAGAGCCCGACGTTCTGGCTGGCGATAGTTGGATTCGTGATTATAGCTTATTGTTTGGCTAAGAACATAAAGGGGGCCATGATTTACGGCATCATTTTCGTGACGGCGGTTTCCTGGTTCAGAAACACCAGAGTTACCGCTTTTCCGGACACTCCGGCCGGGGACTCTGCGTTTAAGTATTTTAAGAAAGTTGTTGATGTTCATAAAATCGAGAGCACGGCGGGGGCTCTGAGCTTCAAGGACATCGGAAAAGGGCATTTCTGGGAAGCGTTAGTGACGTTTCTCTACGTGGACATATTGGACACGACCGGGACTTTATATTCCATGGCGCGTTTCGCCGGATTCACCGACGGGAACGGTAACTTCGAGGGGCAATACTTTGCGTTCATGTCCGACGCGTCGGCGATAGTGGTGGGATCGTTACTGGGGACGTCGCCGGTGACAGCGTTTATCGAGTCGTCGACTGGGATACGGGAAGGGGGGCGGACGGGGCTGACGGCGTTAACGGCGGGGTGTTATTTCTTCCTAGCGTTCTTCTTCACGCCGTTATTAGCGTCGATTCCGGCGTGGGCGGTGGGGCCGCCGTTGATTCTGGTGGGCGTGTTGATGATGAAGGCGGTGGTGGAGGTTGATTGGGATGATATGCGGCAGGCGATACCGGCGTTTGTAACGTTGATTTTAATGCCGTTGACTTATTCTATAGCGTATGGATTGATAGGCGGCATTGGGACTTACATTGTGTTGCACTTGTGGGATTGGAGTGTGGGGTTGTTGAGGAATTTTGGGATAGTTCAGGGGGCTAATagcaaacaaacaaattctTCTTGA